In the bacterium (Candidatus Blackallbacteria) CG13_big_fil_rev_8_21_14_2_50_49_14 genome, TCAGCAAAGGATTAGGTTTAATCGGTACTGTGGGGCACACAGGAACCGGGCATCCTAGAGATGTCGAAACGCCTGAGGATTTATGCCCTTTCGGGTAGAGACAAGCCGCTGCTTGAATTCTGGAAACAGACTCAAGTAAGTTTGCTCGGTGAATCAGGAACCCCCGTCATTCATGGCGNNNNNNNNNNCAGGTCTTGCCATGAGACAGTTTACCTGCAGCATTCTAAATCCTTTGAATTGGGAGCCGTTTTATAGCACTCCAAAAAGAAAAGCAAGCAAGTTATACTGAATTACCATGTTGAAACTTCGCAAAGTCTTTTCTATTTTGGTTGCAGCCCTCTTCTTGCTGGGCCTGGGGGTTCTGCTGTATTTTAACCAGCTGGCAGACCAAATGCTTTTTTACAAATATGACAAAGCCTGGTGGCAAACTTCGCATCCAGCCAGTTGCACGCCCTACCGCCAAAGCTATTTTGAAGATCTTCGCCCCAAGGCAAGCAGCTCAAAACCGCTTGAACTCAGTTGCGAAGAAGCCCTCAAACTGCCGGCTCAATCGGCCTATGCCCAAACCTCGGATGGGCTCAAAATCCATTACCGAATTTTTTTCACTCAGCACAAGAAGGCCCCCCTTCTCCTGCATGTTTCAGGCATTACCTCTGACTGGCTGAATGGTGCGCGCTATGTGCCAGCGGCCCAGCGCATGGGTTTTCAACTGGTCACCATGGAAATGCGCAACCACGGCAATTCAGACAATAATGGCCTGGGCACGCGCTATGGCTGCCATGAGTCGGCAGATATTCTGGCTGTGCTCAAGGCTTTGCATGAAAAAGAGCCTGATCGCAAGATCATGCTCTGGGGAACTTCGGGAGCCACCATGGCGATTCTCAATGCCGCAGAGGATTTGAGCAAAGATCCCCTGATTCAGACGATACTGTTGGAAAACCCCATCAGCAGCCTGCGGGATGTCGCTGAAGCCAAAAAACCAGGTTTGCCGCCCTTTGTCTATAATTTTGCGATGGGTATGGCCAGCCTGAAAGGCGGCGTAGATTTTCAGGCCTGTGCCCCCACCGCCCAAGCGCCCAAACTCTTGAAAAAGGTGTGGGTCACTGTTTCGCAAAAAGATCAACTGACTCCTGTTTGGATGGCTCAAAAGATTGTTCAAGCCCTGCCCCAGGGCAGTTTAAAAATGTATCCCGAAGGAAACCATGAACGAATTTGGAATGGACAGCCCGAGGCCTACGAAACCGATATACGTCTTCAGGGGCAGCCACTGCCTACGGAATTGATAGAGCGAGCGAGCTATATCGCTGATGATGCACCTTCAAAACAAGAAAAATAAAGGAAACAGAACATGCGCCTGACCGAGCGAGAAACAGAAAAACTGCTGATTTTCATGGCCGCTGAACTGGCTCGCAAACGTCAGGCCAGAGGCCTCAAGCTCAATTACCCTGAGGCCAATGCCCTGATCAGTGCCGAAATTTTGGAATGGGCCCGCGACGGCAAATCCGTAGCCGAAATTGTGCAATTGGGCAGCACCGTTTTAACACGCGCCCAGGTCATGGAAGGCATTCCCGAAATGCTGAGCGAAATTCAAATCGAAGCCACTTTTCCCGATGGCAGCAAACTGATTACCGTGCATGACCCGATTCGCTAAAATGCCCAGAGAGCCCTTCAAGGAGGAATTATGATTCCAGGTGAAATTTTCTTCGCCCCCGGCGAGATAGAAATCAACCCCCAGCGCGAAATAACCTCACTCACCGTTTCG is a window encoding:
- a CDS encoding urease subunit gamma; translation: MRLTERETEKLLIFMAAELARKRQARGLKLNYPEANALISAEILEWARDGKSVAEIVQLGSTVLTRAQVMEGIPEMLSEIQIEATFPDGSKLITVHDPIR